CTTTTTTATATGGACTTAGTTGTTCGAATAAGTCTGCTATTGTCAGTATTTGGGGCGAAAAAATAGGCTTATCCGCTATCTGCGATAAGTAATGTTGGAAAAAGACTCCGGCTCTACGGTTCGGAAAAACAAAAGTATAACGACTTATATTTTGTCCATCGGCCTTATAGTATGCTTGAGCTACATTGTATAGAAAAGGAATCATTTTTTTAGAAAGTAGGTAAATCAACTACATGCAAAAATACGAATTTAAGACATTGGCTGTATTATTTTCTTCAAAAGATTACCGGGCAAAGTTTTTATTCTTGATGAAGTGCTTTATAATTAAAATAGATTCCTTACACGACTATAAAGATTCTGGTTCTCTTATGAGAAAGGGATGCATTTAGTATGCACCCCTTTCCCAATTTGGTTAAATGTTTAATTTTTATAATCTTACAAGGCTCATTGATTTTGTTGTATGAAATAAGCTTTACCGTTATTATACCATACTTCAAATCCTTTTGATTTTAGCAAATCCATGATTGGTACGGGCTTGAATGGTGCAGTTAATTCCATAATCTGATTGTTTTGCAATTCCTTTGATAACCGGATAATCTCTTGCATGGGGTTTTCTCCAGACTCTATAATAGGACGAGCATCAAACCGAATTGTGATATTCATTTCGCCAAACCATTCCGGCTTATCTTTCTGTTCATTATCTATATCTATTGATTCATTACTGTTATCAATAGGCAACCCGGCGGCTTGGCGCAGTGTTTCAAGAAGTAGAATAGGGGAGATGCCCGCAACTTTTGCAGCCTGCTGTAATGTCGTAACCTTTGCTACAGTACGGCGCAAAATAGGATTCCGCAGTTTAGAGAATGCAGGAGAAAGTTCCAATAGTGTATCCTCTAAGTGAGGATATGCATCCAGCAAATCAGAAACCTTTATATGTAGATTAATATCCATGACTCTTTATTTTGAATAAGAAAGTAACCTCTGATCTCCTTCCAGCTTTCGCAAATCGGTTATATCCTGAGTAATTTCTATCACGCCTAAATATTCTCCGTCCTGTCCCCTGAGAGCGGTATAATCTATATGCACAAAGCGTCCTTTGAAGTTAGATATCCAAAATGCGGCTTTGTTTTCTTTGCCGGTCTTGAAGTCATCAATGATTTGTTCTACGATATGAACGCTGTGGGGAGGATGGCACATACGTACATCACGCCCGATAATAGAACGATTTCGCTCAAATACACGATTAGGACTATGAGAAAAGAACTTTACTTTATCATCTTTATCAACAAATGTGATATCTACCGGAAGAGTAACAAATAGAGCTTCTAACTCCTTTATGTCGAAGTTGCCTGAAGATAGCTTAATTGCATTACCCGGCATAAAGATCGCTTCTTCTTGCTTTACAAGTTCGGGTTTCCATTCTACGCTTGGATCATAAAGGCAAAAACCGTATATCGTTGTTTCTTTATGTATTTGATACCAATTTTCGTCAGTGAGTGTATCCAAGCACATTGGCAATAGAATTTGTTCTTCTTTCATTATCATGCCTTCTATTGCATCGATAGCAGGTTGCAAAACCAAAGAGCAAACTGTTTCCAGCTCTTCTCTTGTCAGTTCGCTTTTGAGAGCTTCATGAGCGGCTTTCAATAATTCCCGGGTTTCATCATGTTTACCCCACATCACTTTCGGTGGACCTGTAATTCCTGCCTTCTCCAAAAATGGAAACAGTAGATACTCTTTGCGCAAATAGTGTTTATCTACATCCGATAGTTGATTAAAGAGGCTTCGCAATCCCATCGTATAATCTGCAATGTCACTATCTTTCAAGTTTTTCAACACATCGAACATCCCATAAGTCAGGTCGATGCGCTTTTCCAGTTCTCTGTTTTCTTTGATAAAAGTATCTACAGGATGTCCATCAGGTACACCTTTGGCGGTTGAGGTATCTATACTTCCGTCGAGTACAGCCGTGTGTATATCACAGAGACGTAATATATCTTCTTCGGGAAGACCTTCAGCTATCAATTCCTGCTCTACCTCTACTACCTCATTGTATGGAACCGAGTGCAGTAAATTTATCAGACGGCTTTTCACTTGTTCGGGAGCTTCGCCGTTATGTAATTGAAGAATAAGATGTTTAAGTAACTCTTTTCTTTTTTCGGAATTATTGATTAGCTCGCTCATCGTCTATTCTTTTATCATGGTTAATAACATCTTAAAAGACTTCACAGCTTGAAGTGCATGAGTTATGTTGGCCGGCATTATAATAATCTCACCTGCCTTTACCCTATGAGGTTCGCCATTTATGCGAATTTCAGCTTCACCATCCAATACTTGTACAAGCGCATCGAAAGGTGCTGTATGCTCGCTAAGTCCTTGTCCTTTATCGAAGGAAAATAATGTAACATTTCCTGCTCGGTTTTTAAGTATTTGTTTGCTTACTATTCCTCCTGTGGAATAATCGATTTGCCCCGCAATATTGAATACGGTTGCTTTAGCGAATGTATTTGTTTCCATTTTTAATGTTTTATGTAATTATGTGCTGACATTATGAAGCAAGAAACATCTTCATATCTTCGTCAGGTGTGGTAATAGAGCCAATACCAAAATTATCAACCAGCACTTTAGCCACGTTAGGCGATAAGAATGCAGGGAGTGTTGGCCCTAAGTGAATATTTTTTACACCGAGTGATAACAATGCAAGAAGAACGATAACAGCTTTTTGCTCGTACCATGCAATGTTGTATGCAATCGGTAATTCATTAATGTCATTTAGTTCAAAAACTTCTTTAAGTTTCAGCGCAATCAAAGCGAGAGAGTAACTGTCGTTACATTGTCCGGCATCGAGAACACGAGGAATACCACCTATATCACCCAGAGGCAATTTGTTGTAGCGATACTTAGCACAACCGGCAGTAAGTATAACTGTATCTTTAGGTAGATTTTCTGCAAATTCAGTATAATAGTTACGTCCTTTCATACGACCGTCACAACCTGCCATTACAAAGAACTTACGTATAGCTCCTGTTTTTACAGCGTCAACAACCTTGTCAGCAAGTGCGAATACCTGTGCGTGAGCAAATCCTCCGATAATTTCTCCCGACTCTATTTCAGTAGGAGCTTTGCATTGTTTTGCATGCTCTATCAATTTTGAAAAATCTTTAGGCTGCCCGTCTTTTCTGTCTTCTATATGTTGGAAGCCGGTAAACCCTGATGCACCGGTAGTATATACTTTATCTGCGTAGGTTGACGTAGAACGTGGAGGTACAATACAGTTAGTTGTAAATAGTATTACACCATTAAATGATTCAAAGTCTTCGTTCTGACGCCACCAAGCACTACCATAGTTGCCTACAAAATGGCTATATTTCTTAAATGCAGGGTAGTAATGTGCCGGAAGCATTTCGCTGTGTGTGTAAACATCTACGCCTGTTCCTTCTGTTTGTTCTAACAGGTCTTGCATATCACGCAAGTCGTGACCAGAGATAAGAATACCAGGATTATTGCGAACTCCGATATTTACTTTTGTAATTTCAGGATTTCCGTATGTAGAAGTATTAGCCTTATCAAGCAAAGCCATTGTTTTTACACCATATTCACCACACTTAAGCACAAGAGCTGTAAGCTCGTCTCCGCTTAATTCTTGGGTTGTTGCAACTAAAGCTTCTTGCATAAAAGCATGGATGTCATCATCCTCATATCCCAGATTTGACGCATGTTCAGCGTAAGCTGCCATCCCTTTGATTCCATAGATAAGAAGTTCACGCAACGAGCGTATATCTTCATTTTTAGTTTCAAGGATTCCTACATTTCCAGCCTTCACTTCCATTTCTTTTACGCTTTCGGTAGTCCAAGTAATGCAGTCACAATCTAGGTTGGGTGTAGTGTTGCCTCCTTTAGCTTTTAATTCGAGTAAAAGTTCGTCTCTCAGATTTATAGCTTCACGTACACGTATTACGAAACGCTCTTTGTCGAAGTTTGCATTGGTGATTGTCATAAATAATGATTCCATTACAAAGCGATTTGTATAAGCGGGTATTTCTACACCTGCTTTACGTAATTCTACTGTACTGTATGAGATTCCTTTGAGAAGAAACATTAACAAGTCTTGAAGATTAGCAACCTCCGAAGTTTTTCCACAAACACCTTTTACCGTACAGCCTGTATTGTGAGCTGTTTCCTGACACTGATAACAAAACATATTCATATCCTTAGTTTTTTAGTTAATTATTTTTTATAGAATGATTATTCCTTTATTTCTGATAAATTGGTTATATAGTAAATTTAACTCCTGATTATTGTGACTACCTGTTATTTCCTATGCAAACATACGATGGTAGTAAAACTAAAATCGTAACATTTGTTACGACTGTGAATTATTTTTTGTAACTTTGTAAAAAATTACAAGACTATGAACTCTGACTTACTCTTTTTCTGTACAATGTGTCGTGAAAAATCTCAAGAAGAGATTGCTCGACTAAAGTGTACGATAGATCATACTATAAAGCATTATAAAAAAGGAGAATATATCGCCTATCAGGGCGATGTTATTTCACAGTTATATATGTTATCAAAAGGGAAAGTAAAAACAGAGATAGTTTCCGATTCGGGGCTTACTCTATCAGTAGAAGAAATTTCAGCTCCTTATCCTTTGGCTGCTGCTTTTATTTTTGCCGAAAATAATCGTTTTCCTGTGGATGTGATAGCTCTTGATGATAGCGAAATCTTATTTATCACCAAAGACTCTGTGGAGAAACAAATGGCTAAATGTCCCGGATTTTTGCGAGGTTTTATGGCCTTCAATGCCGATCGTGTCCAATTCTTATCCGAAAGGCTCAAAATATTCTCACAAAAAGGAATTAAAGCTAAAATAGCATATTACATTTTGCAGCACGATAAAAACGGATCTTTTGAACTAGGGAAAAGTATCGCATCTCTTGCCGAGTATTTTGGTGTAGAACGTCCTTCCCTATCCAGAGCTATTTCAGAAATGGCTGCCAGTGGAATCATAGAATTTGAAGGAGGTAAAGGTAATATACTAAACTATAATGAAATAAAAGAATTGTTAGGATAATTGATTTCCGAATATCTTTTGTCTTACTCTATAGTAATAGAGAACAGAATATTCTATTCTATCTATATAACTCTGTATTGTCAATATACATGTACACTCCCTTGTGCGGCCGGTAGGTAATTTACACCAATC
The Dysgonomonas mossii genome window above contains:
- a CDS encoding Crp/Fnr family transcriptional regulator — protein: MNSDLLFFCTMCREKSQEEIARLKCTIDHTIKHYKKGEYIAYQGDVISQLYMLSKGKVKTEIVSDSGLTLSVEEISAPYPLAAAFIFAENNRFPVDVIALDDSEILFITKDSVEKQMAKCPGFLRGFMAFNADRVQFLSERLKIFSQKGIKAKIAYYILQHDKNGSFELGKSIASLAEYFGVERPSLSRAISEMAASGIIEFEGGKGNILNYNEIKELLG
- a CDS encoding cupin domain-containing protein; this encodes METNTFAKATVFNIAGQIDYSTGGIVSKQILKNRAGNVTLFSFDKGQGLSEHTAPFDALVQVLDGEAEIRINGEPHRVKAGEIIIMPANITHALQAVKSFKMLLTMIKE
- a CDS encoding DUF438 domain-containing protein, whose amino-acid sequence is MSELINNSEKRKELLKHLILQLHNGEAPEQVKSRLINLLHSVPYNEVVEVEQELIAEGLPEEDILRLCDIHTAVLDGSIDTSTAKGVPDGHPVDTFIKENRELEKRIDLTYGMFDVLKNLKDSDIADYTMGLRSLFNQLSDVDKHYLRKEYLLFPFLEKAGITGPPKVMWGKHDETRELLKAAHEALKSELTREELETVCSLVLQPAIDAIEGMIMKEEQILLPMCLDTLTDENWYQIHKETTIYGFCLYDPSVEWKPELVKQEEAIFMPGNAIKLSSGNFDIKELEALFVTLPVDITFVDKDDKVKFFSHSPNRVFERNRSIIGRDVRMCHPPHSVHIVEQIIDDFKTGKENKAAFWISNFKGRFVHIDYTALRGQDGEYLGVIEITQDITDLRKLEGDQRLLSYSK
- the hcp gene encoding hydroxylamine reductase; protein product: MFCYQCQETAHNTGCTVKGVCGKTSEVANLQDLLMFLLKGISYSTVELRKAGVEIPAYTNRFVMESLFMTITNANFDKERFVIRVREAINLRDELLLELKAKGGNTTPNLDCDCITWTTESVKEMEVKAGNVGILETKNEDIRSLRELLIYGIKGMAAYAEHASNLGYEDDDIHAFMQEALVATTQELSGDELTALVLKCGEYGVKTMALLDKANTSTYGNPEITKVNIGVRNNPGILISGHDLRDMQDLLEQTEGTGVDVYTHSEMLPAHYYPAFKKYSHFVGNYGSAWWRQNEDFESFNGVILFTTNCIVPPRSTSTYADKVYTTGASGFTGFQHIEDRKDGQPKDFSKLIEHAKQCKAPTEIESGEIIGGFAHAQVFALADKVVDAVKTGAIRKFFVMAGCDGRMKGRNYYTEFAENLPKDTVILTAGCAKYRYNKLPLGDIGGIPRVLDAGQCNDSYSLALIALKLKEVFELNDINELPIAYNIAWYEQKAVIVLLALLSLGVKNIHLGPTLPAFLSPNVAKVLVDNFGIGSITTPDEDMKMFLAS
- a CDS encoding DUF1858 domain-containing protein; this translates as MDINLHIKVSDLLDAYPHLEDTLLELSPAFSKLRNPILRRTVAKVTTLQQAAKVAGISPILLLETLRQAAGLPIDNSNESIDIDNEQKDKPEWFGEMNITIRFDARPIIESGENPMQEIIRLSKELQNNQIMELTAPFKPVPIMDLLKSKGFEVWYNNGKAYFIQQNQ